One window of Amaranthus tricolor cultivar Red isolate AtriRed21 chromosome 13, ASM2621246v1, whole genome shotgun sequence genomic DNA carries:
- the LOC130797513 gene encoding protein FREE1-like yields the protein MQPADFTAVPPPSYYHQYPPQQPSPSPFPAVDHHLQPPPSYASAPPFAATNTTTNSQNYPPFPHNYDHIPPIAPDAQGFYSPPPPPPPLPAQPQFSSTTPYYPSYESNLTYPQNYPPPTTYPNPNSNSNPNYYESSPKYDYGSGYSDENLGGYGIYGGNRSNLGGGYDYKDDGVYAYEGKSEPYGARGTGSKSSTWSGLFDDYGRAINIPSSNSSKRDKERSSSLKVVRAVPKAEMNTDVKDGVQKFKVKLLPESGGSVMDVLCMVGLDGIRMLDPNTNRTLRIYPLDTVTRCDKYDSSTFAFWSKTSVDVEPRRIRLQSNSYTTNTLLDTVTAATVQFKEMGGSIRPAEPPKALEQSSDKKKGLTDWINKLKPVNEEKDHWVPDEAVSKCTGCGSDFSAFNRRHHCRNCGDIFCDKCTQGRTPLTAEDDAQAVRVCDRCMVHVTQRLSRAKEAASRPAALHSHEDLAKKLQEEMEKNLRISSGSKSEVSSRRMREVACPTCTVHLQVQVPSSGSETIECGVCQHPFLVSAH from the exons ATGCAACCAGCAGATTTCACCGCCGTTCCGCCGCCTTCCTACTATCATCAATACCCACCGCAACAGCCTTCTCCCAGTCCATTCCCCGCCGTCGATCATCACCTTCAACCACCACCGTCCTACGCTTCTGCACCACCTTTCGCCGCCACAAACACCACCACAAATTCTCAGAATTATCCCCCTTTTCCTCATAATTACGATCATATCCCTCCAATTGCGCCTGACGCCCAAGGGTTTTATTCCCCTCCACCGCCGCCACCTCCGCTTCCGGCGCAACCGCAATTCTCCTCTACGACGCCGTATTATCCCTCTTACGAGTCTAACCTAACGTATCCCCAAAATTACCCACCTCCGACAACTTACCCTAATCCTAATTCGAACTCCAACCCTAATTACTACGAAAGTAGCCCAAAATATGATTATGGGTCGGGTTATTCTGATGAGAATTTAGGTGGGTACGGGATTTACGGTGGAAATAGGTCGAATTTGGGAGGTGGGTATGATTACAAGGATGATGGTGTGTATGCTTATGAGGGGAAATCCGAGCCTTATGGTGCTCGAGGGACGGGTTCCAAATCATCAACTTGGTCTGGGTTGTTTGATGATTATGGTAGAGCTATTAACATTCCTTCCTCCAACTCATCAAAGAGGGATAAGGAAAGATCTAGCTCTTTGAAGGTTGTAAGGGCGGTGCCTAAGGCGGAGATGAATACCGATGTTAAGGATGGTGTTCAGAAGTTTAAAGTTAAGCTCTTGCCTGAAAGTGGGGGGAGTGTCATGGATGTTCTTTGTATG GTTGGTTTGGATGGAATACGTATGCTTGATCCTAACACAAATCGCACATTGAGGATATATCCATTGGATACTGTGACTAGATGTGAT AAATATGACTCATCTACATTTGCATTCTGGTCAAAGACATCTGTTGATGTTGAACCTAGGCGTATTAGACTGCAGTCAAATAGCTATACTACAAATACACTTTTGGACACAGTGACTGCTGCAACTGTGCAG TTCAAAGAGATGGGTGGGAGTATACGTCCTGCTGAGCCACCCAAAGCCCTGGAGCAGTCTTCAGACAAGAAAAAAGGTCTTACAGATTGGATAAACAAGCTAAAACCGGTCAATGAAGAGAAAGATCATtgg GTCCCTGATGAAGCTGTATCAAAGTGTACAGGTTGTGGATCAGATTTTAGTGCCTTCAATCGCAGG CATCACTGCCGAAACTGTGGAGACATATTCTGTGACAAATGTACTCAGGGTAGAACCCCACTCACTGCTGAAGATGATGCTCAAGCTGTTCGTGTGTGTGATCGATGCATG GTACATGTAACTCAGAGGCTTAGCAGGGCTAAGGAAGCAGCCAGCAGGCCAGCTGCTTTGCACAGTCATGAAGACCTCGCCAAGAAGCTTCAG GAGGAAATGGAAAAAAATTTGAGAATTTCATCAG GTTCAAAATCAGAAGTCTCTAGTAGACGAATGAGAGAAGTTGCTTGTCCTACTTGCACGGTCCATTTACAG GTGCAAGTTCCATCCTCTGGTTCAGAGACTATTGAGTGTGGCGTTTGTCAGCATCCATTCCTCGTGAGTGCTCATTGA